AAAACCGGGCACGGTGTTTTTGGTTCGATTGCTATATAGTTTTCAGAATAATCTATATTTTCAAAAGTGTCAGGATAAGTCTCCTCATCCATCTTATAAACGGACTCATAATCAATGAGCCTTTCTGTTCCATAATTTTCAGATGCCCTGTAGGTAAGCAATTCAAAAGTATGGTCCTCTAAAGGAAGACTGATGGCCGCAATAGACCCAATTATCCCCCTTCCCTTTTTGAATTTATGAATCTCGCACCCTGCAGATTTTCCAAATTCCTCCGCTTCCTCAATTGTGATGAATTCATGAATTGCCCTGAATGCATAATCCTCCATTTCGGAAGTGATGTCACCTTCATAAAAAATTACTCCAGGGTTTGTATTGTCACAGTCAAACATCGAAAGGTTTTCAACTTCATCTAAAACAATTTGGCGAGCCAAGTTAGCTTTTCCGTCATTTTTAATTTTAAAGCTAACCCCTCCATTGCCCCTTGTTTTGAATCTTGCAAAGGGATTCAATCTAATCAATCTGGGATAATCCAATAGTTCAATGTCATTTTCATTTAATTTATTAATGATTTGGCTTGCCAGATATGTTGTGCACATTCCATCAGGGGAGTCCGTATCATCTATGCCAATATGTAAAACATTAATTATAATCACCTTTAAATATACAAATATATTAGATGTTAAAACAATATATAGTTAAGAGGTATTGAACATGTTAACTAGAGGAAACCTGCTACAGCAAATTGAAAATTTACTAAAGTCACAGGGTTTTAAAACCTCCGATGTCTATGAACAGGGTTCATTCGATTTGGTAGCAAGAAAAAACCTATTAATTTTACTTCTAAAAACATTTTTAAATATTGATAGCATCAATGAGCACAATGCCCATGAAATGAAGCAATTGGCGAATATCTTCTTAGCTTCACCCATAATAATAGGCGAAAAATCAAGGAACGGGCTCCTTGAAGAGGGAGTAATCTATGAAAGATATGAAATTCCGACAATCGGTTTTGATACCTTTAAAAACATGATTTTATACAATGAATATCCAGAA
The Methanobrevibacter sp. DNA segment above includes these coding regions:
- a CDS encoding tRNA(Ile)(2)-agmatinylcytidine synthase, translated to MIIINVLHIGIDDTDSPDGMCTTYLASQIINKLNENDIELLDYPRLIRLNPFARFKTRGNGGVSFKIKNDGKANLARQIVLDEVENLSMFDCDNTNPGVIFYEGDITSEMEDYAFRAIHEFITIEEAEEFGKSAGCEIHKFKKGRGIIGSIAAISLPLEDHTFELLTYRASENYGTERLIDYESVYKMDEETYPDTFENIDYSENYIAIEPKTPCPVLYGIRSNNVDSLKKAKDIVKVEEPIADFCIFKTNQHTDMHIQKAENISSMKQFGCYEVCGTVKNRPKIIDGGHMFFYLGDDSGEIECGAYEPTKNFRHTVSHLRPGDFIRVYGGIGEQNTFNIEKFQVIKLNDVEYKNPICECGKRMTSAGKNKGFKCKKCGRKIKSSKKVPVKIQRSLKNFQFYETPVSARRHLSKPLCRMNL